The following proteins come from a genomic window of Geminicoccaceae bacterium SCSIO 64248:
- a CDS encoding FAD-binding oxidoreductase: MIETGAPVRATRHQDGLYDGEDRSLWAELAGTPPTFLHLSGEETCDVAIIGGGLLGLSTALHLALCGARTIVLEAQAPGWGGGGRNGGQVNPGIKAEPEEVARHLGGEAAERLVALGDRTARTAFALIAEHRLDCDPDPSGWINAAHTPATLAPIQARAERWAKRGAPVRVLDRAAIAERTGTTGYQGGLFHPEGGTVNPLKLARALATRAAEAGAIVTTDTPVVALERLGSVSVLTTPAGRVRAGRVLVCTNAYTGGLIPGVRKTFLPINTAQVATDVLPEAISAEILRSGSHVSDSFRALYYYRKNAAGRFVIGGAGATARSGIAGSYDLLRRVAVRFFPCLASVPWTHAWGGQVALTDSHLPHFLDLGEGVAGVVGFNGRGVALSLTLGPELAAWLAGGEAVVPVTRPQPVLLQDLKRAVLPLAMRYYLWRDRLEQR, from the coding sequence GTGATCGAGACTGGCGCACCCGTTCGGGCCACGCGGCACCAGGACGGACTCTACGACGGCGAGGACCGCTCCCTTTGGGCCGAGCTCGCCGGCACGCCTCCAACCTTTCTTCACCTTTCGGGTGAGGAAACCTGTGACGTCGCGATCATAGGTGGCGGCCTTCTCGGCCTGTCGACCGCGTTGCATCTGGCCCTGTGCGGCGCGCGGACCATTGTGCTCGAGGCGCAGGCGCCCGGCTGGGGCGGAGGCGGGCGCAATGGCGGGCAGGTGAATCCCGGCATCAAGGCCGAACCCGAGGAGGTGGCGCGCCATCTCGGCGGGGAGGCCGCCGAGCGGCTGGTCGCGCTCGGCGACCGGACGGCGCGCACGGCGTTCGCGCTCATCGCCGAGCATCGGCTCGATTGCGATCCCGATCCGTCCGGATGGATCAACGCTGCGCATACGCCCGCCACGCTCGCCCCGATCCAGGCGCGGGCCGAGCGGTGGGCGAAGCGCGGCGCCCCGGTACGGGTTCTGGACCGGGCGGCGATCGCGGAACGGACCGGAACGACCGGCTATCAGGGCGGCCTGTTCCATCCCGAGGGCGGCACGGTCAACCCGCTGAAGCTTGCGCGTGCGCTCGCCACGCGCGCCGCCGAGGCCGGCGCAATTGTCACGACGGACACGCCGGTCGTCGCGCTCGAACGCTTGGGAAGCGTGTCCGTCCTGACGACGCCTGCCGGCCGCGTACGCGCCGGACGGGTCCTGGTGTGCACCAACGCCTACACGGGCGGCCTGATTCCGGGCGTGCGGAAGACCTTCCTGCCGATCAACACCGCCCAGGTCGCGACCGACGTTCTGCCGGAGGCGATCTCGGCGGAGATTCTTCGGTCGGGCAGCCACGTCTCGGACAGCTTTCGCGCGCTGTACTACTACCGCAAGAACGCCGCCGGCCGGTTCGTCATCGGCGGTGCCGGCGCGACGGCGCGATCGGGTATCGCCGGGTCCTACGACCTGCTGCGCCGGGTGGCCGTACGTTTCTTTCCCTGCCTCGCCTCCGTCCCATGGACGCACGCCTGGGGCGGCCAGGTCGCCCTCACGGACAGCCATCTGCCGCATTTCCTCGACCTGGGCGAGGGCGTGGCCGGCGTGGTCGGCTTCAACGGCAGAGGGGTCGCCCTGTCGCTCACGCTCGGTCCGGAACTGGCGGCATGGCTGGCAGGCGGCGAGGCGGTCGTACCCGTCACGCGCCCGCAGCCCGTCCTCCTGCAAGACCTGAAGCGGGCGGTGCTGCCGCTGGCCATGCGCTACTACCTCTGGCGAGACCGGCTCGAGCAGCGTTAG
- a CDS encoding Xaa-Pro peptidase family protein: MDRIIRERVDWEQPFPPEEYRARRETVLQAAAAAGYDGLVITSPRDYHYLTGHDHIWQYRCGFTGLYADVASGSLFLFDNPSHRNLISVTPEITDVAYHRRKGTPLEQAGDVVGHISQRGLGRGRIAIQTQSYGLHPDLVRRIGQGLAETCGAEIVEDDVLVEDVRLYKSPQEVAVVRQAAAIAVETMTVVRDRLRPGMAETEIDAVIAYESMRRGCGHPGIRTMIGSGPRSGAHHGPATSRALKPGDVLHIDFCTSLHRYHANLSRSFAIGAVDPRWHDLMDRSAGTTAAILEAVRPGDPFSAVQDAADRFIAKAGIDRERYEWFIGGYVLGIAFPPDWVHRHRPRSFDGQDDPVMQPGMVFNFEVQYDVFDGWPGGSGAAWIDTFLMTEDGLECLTELPRELVVIGI, translated from the coding sequence ATGGACAGGATCATCCGCGAGCGCGTGGACTGGGAGCAGCCCTTCCCTCCCGAGGAATACCGGGCGCGGCGCGAGACGGTCCTGCAGGCGGCCGCCGCGGCCGGCTATGACGGCCTGGTGATCACCTCGCCCCGCGACTACCACTACCTGACCGGCCACGACCACATCTGGCAGTACCGCTGCGGCTTCACCGGCCTCTATGCCGATGTCGCCTCGGGCAGCCTCTTCCTGTTCGACAACCCGTCGCACCGCAACCTCATCTCGGTGACGCCCGAGATCACCGACGTCGCCTATCACCGGCGCAAGGGCACGCCGCTGGAGCAGGCCGGGGACGTCGTCGGCCACATATCCCAGCGCGGGCTGGGCCGCGGGCGGATCGCCATCCAGACCCAGAGCTACGGCCTGCATCCCGACCTCGTGCGCCGGATCGGCCAAGGTCTTGCCGAGACCTGCGGCGCCGAGATCGTCGAGGACGACGTGCTGGTCGAGGACGTCCGCCTGTACAAGTCGCCGCAGGAGGTCGCGGTGGTCCGGCAGGCGGCGGCGATCGCGGTCGAGACGATGACCGTCGTCCGGGACCGGCTTCGCCCCGGCATGGCCGAGACGGAGATCGATGCGGTCATCGCCTACGAATCGATGCGGCGCGGCTGCGGTCATCCCGGCATCCGGACCATGATCGGCAGCGGACCGCGCTCCGGCGCGCATCACGGGCCGGCGACCTCGCGCGCCCTGAAGCCGGGCGATGTCCTGCATATCGATTTCTGCACCAGCCTGCACCGTTACCACGCGAATCTCAGCCGCAGCTTCGCGATCGGCGCGGTCGATCCGCGCTGGCACGACCTGATGGACCGCTCGGCTGGCACCACGGCCGCCATCCTGGAGGCGGTCCGTCCGGGCGATCCCTTCAGCGCGGTGCAGGACGCCGCCGACCGCTTCATCGCCAAGGCCGGCATCGATCGCGAGCGCTACGAGTGGTTCATCGGCGGCTACGTGCTGGGCATCGCCTTCCCGCCGGACTGGGTCCACCGCCACCGGCCGCGCTCGTTCGACGGCCAGGACGACCCGGTCATGCAGCCCGGCATGGTCTTCAATTTCGAGGTTCAGTACGACGTGTTCGACGGCTGGCCGGGCGGCTCCGGCGCCGCCTGGATCGACACGTTCCTCATGACCGAGGACGGCCTCGAATGCCTGACCGAGCTGCCGCGCGAGCTGGTCGTGATCGGCATCTGA
- a CDS encoding multidrug effflux MFS transporter produces the protein MDHVADAPRVAAPTRRLIALLIVYAALGQLGVNLILPVLPMMAADLGIAGDRSGLILSTFLIGFGAGQVAAGPLSDRFGRRRTLLAGLLLFTAATLVALTASSFALLIVARIAEGLGASAAFVTSRAVARDLFDGPGLTRVLGLLTGAMAITPGLAPALGGLIGDHMGWRATQAFLALAGIVLLALTWRGLRETNPYPLRSLSPIGLARLYGRVVRSRAFITNAGPNALSLAALYAYFGGAPSVFVGKLGLSMTAFGFLPLVNALAYAAGAALAAFVVGRVRPSRFAAVALGLMLAGAGSALLQGLAGVVTVPGYMTAMGIFSLGLGAMLPVGVQGALTPFAREAGTASALLGAMQMIAGALGSSLVGNLPLPVDIGFPLVMIASLLGAVWLTALRPAGAGR, from the coding sequence ATGGATCATGTAGCCGACGCGCCGCGAGTCGCGGCGCCGACCCGTCGCCTGATCGCGCTCCTCATCGTCTATGCCGCGCTCGGGCAGTTGGGCGTCAACCTGATCCTGCCCGTGCTCCCGATGATGGCGGCCGATCTCGGTATCGCCGGCGATCGCAGCGGCCTGATCCTGTCGACCTTCCTGATCGGCTTCGGCGCCGGCCAGGTCGCCGCCGGTCCCCTGTCCGACCGGTTCGGTCGGCGGCGCACGCTGCTGGCCGGCCTCCTCCTGTTCACGGCGGCCACCCTCGTCGCGCTGACCGCGTCGTCGTTCGCGCTGCTGATCGTGGCACGCATCGCCGAAGGCCTGGGTGCCAGCGCCGCCTTCGTGACCAGCCGCGCGGTCGCGCGCGACCTGTTCGACGGGCCGGGCCTCACCCGCGTGCTCGGCCTGCTGACCGGCGCCATGGCGATCACGCCGGGATTGGCGCCGGCCCTGGGCGGACTGATCGGCGACCACATGGGCTGGCGCGCGACCCAGGCCTTTCTCGCTCTCGCCGGCATCGTGCTGTTGGCCCTGACATGGCGCGGGTTGCGCGAGACCAATCCCTATCCGCTCCGGTCGCTGTCGCCGATAGGCCTCGCCCGCCTTTACGGCAGGGTCGTCCGCTCGCGTGCCTTCATCACCAACGCCGGGCCGAACGCCTTGTCCCTCGCCGCGCTCTACGCCTATTTCGGCGGCGCGCCCTCGGTCTTCGTCGGCAAGCTCGGCCTGTCGATGACGGCGTTCGGTTTCCTGCCGCTCGTCAATGCCCTGGCCTACGCCGCCGGCGCGGCGCTGGCCGCGTTCGTGGTCGGCCGGGTCCGTCCCTCGCGCTTCGCCGCGGTCGCGCTCGGCCTGATGCTGGCGGGCGCGGGCTCGGCGCTTCTCCAGGGCTTGGCCGGCGTCGTGACCGTGCCGGGCTACATGACGGCGATGGGCATCTTCTCGCTCGGCCTCGGTGCCATGCTTCCGGTCGGCGTTCAGGGGGCGCTCACGCCGTTCGCCCGCGAGGCGGGTACCGCCAGCGCCCTTCTCGGCGCCATGCAGATGATCGCCGGAGCGCTCGGCTCCAGCCTTGTCGGCAACCTGCCCCTGCCGGTCGACATCGGTTTTCCGTTGGTCATGATCGCATCGCTCCTCGGCGCCGTTTGGCTGACCGCGCTTCGCCCGGCGGGAGCGGGCCGATGA
- a CDS encoding sorbosone dehydrogenase family protein, with protein sequence MTRSLSLNGILFSGVFPEMPPAAPEAGLGVPALPEPYATPSVRNHPVVIGWPEGRAPAAPAGFTVSRYADGLDYPRWFHVLPNGDVLVAEARTTMELPPKNQRQEDQVRARSAGTSANRITLLRDADGDGVPEMREVFLTGLNRPFGMALLGGYLYVGNTDGVVRVPYQDGQTRIDATPEKILDLPAGGYNNHWTRNIVASRDGRKLYVTVGSASDHSEHGIEEEHRRACILEINPDGSGERLYASGLRNPVGLDFEPTTGLVWTAVNERDEIGDDLVPDYITSVQDGGWYGWPYAYFGQNEDPRLAGARPDLVASSLTPDFEVGPHTASLGLAFCTGTAFPERYRGGVFIGQHGSWNRADRSGYAVTFVPFENGKPSGPMEPFLTGFIVEGSPKDVYGRPCGVAFLPDGSLLVADDAADTVWRVTAES encoded by the coding sequence ATGACCCGATCGCTCTCCCTGAACGGCATCCTGTTCAGCGGCGTCTTTCCCGAGATGCCGCCAGCCGCGCCCGAGGCCGGCCTCGGGGTTCCCGCGCTGCCGGAACCCTACGCCACGCCCTCGGTGCGCAACCATCCCGTCGTGATCGGGTGGCCGGAGGGCAGGGCGCCTGCGGCGCCGGCGGGCTTCACGGTCAGCAGATACGCGGACGGCCTGGACTATCCGCGCTGGTTCCACGTCCTGCCCAACGGCGACGTCCTGGTGGCGGAAGCGCGCACGACGATGGAACTGCCGCCAAAGAACCAGCGCCAGGAGGATCAGGTGCGCGCCCGCTCGGCCGGGACCAGCGCGAACCGGATTACCCTGCTGCGCGATGCCGACGGCGACGGCGTTCCGGAGATGCGCGAGGTCTTCCTGACCGGCCTGAACCGGCCGTTCGGCATGGCGCTTCTGGGCGGCTATCTCTATGTCGGCAACACCGACGGCGTGGTGCGCGTGCCGTACCAGGACGGGCAGACCCGTATCGACGCGACGCCCGAGAAAATTCTCGACCTGCCGGCCGGCGGCTACAACAACCATTGGACGCGCAACATCGTTGCCAGCCGGGACGGCCGCAAGCTCTACGTCACGGTCGGCTCGGCCAGCGACCACAGCGAGCACGGCATCGAGGAGGAGCATCGCCGCGCCTGCATCCTCGAGATCAACCCGGACGGTTCGGGCGAGCGTCTCTACGCCTCGGGCCTGCGCAATCCCGTCGGCCTCGATTTCGAGCCGACCACCGGTCTGGTGTGGACGGCGGTGAACGAGCGCGACGAGATCGGCGACGACCTCGTGCCGGACTACATCACGAGCGTCCAGGACGGCGGCTGGTACGGCTGGCCCTACGCCTATTTCGGCCAGAACGAGGATCCGCGCCTCGCCGGCGCCCGCCCCGACCTCGTCGCCAGCTCGCTGACGCCCGACTTCGAGGTCGGCCCGCACACCGCGTCGCTCGGCCTCGCCTTCTGCACCGGCACGGCCTTCCCCGAACGCTACCGGGGCGGCGTGTTCATCGGCCAGCACGGCTCGTGGAACCGCGCCGACCGCTCGGGCTACGCCGTGACCTTCGTGCCGTTCGAGAACGGCAAGCCGTCGGGCCCGATGGAGCCGTTCCTGACCGGCTTCATCGTCGAGGGGTCGCCCAAGGATGTCTATGGCCGACCCTGCGGCGTGGCGTTCCTGCCCGACGGCTCGCTGCTGGTCGCCGACGACGCCGCCGACACGGTCTGGCGCGTGACGGCCGAGAGCTGA
- a CDS encoding FAD-dependent oxidoreductase translates to MRRIKTRVCIAGGGPAGMMLGWLLARANIEVVVLEKHGDFLRDFRGDTIHPSTLEIMAELDVIEGLLALPHQKAPVLSAMIGDLKIPVADFRSLPTRCGYIAFMPQWDFLDFIADQARPYPGFALMQSAEVTGLVVEDGRVRGCEARTTDGRLEVRADLVVGADGRRSTVRAEAGLQVEEKGAPMDVLWFALPRGPDDPEEALGRFIAGRILILINRGEQWQCGLVIAKGTFDAVRSRGLERFRRDLAGLLPFAKEQAEAITDWDQVKLLSVQVDRLRTWHRAGLLCIGDAAHAMSPVGGVGINLAIQDAVAAANLLVGPLRSGAVGDSDLARVQKRRAFPAHVTQAMQIAVQRRVIGGVLGSDEPLRPPLPLRLLARFPLLRRIPARLVGIGVRPEHPDPVFRA, encoded by the coding sequence ATGCGCAGGATCAAGACGCGGGTGTGCATAGCGGGCGGCGGTCCGGCCGGCATGATGCTGGGCTGGCTGCTCGCCCGCGCGAACATCGAGGTCGTCGTGCTGGAAAAGCACGGCGACTTCCTGCGCGACTTTCGCGGCGACACGATCCATCCCTCGACCCTTGAGATCATGGCCGAGTTGGACGTGATCGAGGGCCTGCTCGCCCTGCCGCACCAGAAGGCGCCGGTCCTTTCGGCCATGATCGGCGATCTCAAAATTCCGGTCGCGGACTTCCGCTCCCTGCCGACCCGCTGCGGCTACATCGCCTTCATGCCGCAATGGGACTTTCTCGACTTCATCGCCGACCAGGCGCGTCCGTATCCCGGATTCGCCCTGATGCAGTCGGCGGAAGTGACCGGCCTCGTGGTCGAGGACGGCAGGGTCAGGGGATGCGAGGCGCGCACGACCGACGGCCGGTTGGAGGTCCGGGCCGATCTCGTCGTCGGGGCGGACGGCCGCCGTTCGACCGTGCGGGCCGAGGCGGGGTTGCAGGTCGAGGAGAAGGGCGCGCCGATGGACGTGCTCTGGTTCGCCTTGCCGCGCGGGCCGGACGACCCCGAGGAAGCGCTCGGCCGCTTCATCGCGGGGCGGATCCTGATCCTGATCAATCGGGGCGAGCAGTGGCAATGCGGGCTCGTAATCGCGAAGGGCACGTTCGACGCCGTCCGTTCCCGCGGGCTCGAGCGCTTCCGCCGGGATCTCGCCGGCCTGCTGCCCTTCGCCAAGGAACAGGCCGAGGCGATCACGGACTGGGACCAGGTCAAGTTGCTGAGCGTTCAAGTCGACCGACTGCGGACGTGGCATCGTGCGGGCCTTCTGTGCATCGGCGACGCGGCGCACGCCATGTCGCCGGTCGGCGGGGTCGGCATCAACCTCGCGATCCAGGACGCCGTGGCCGCCGCCAACCTCCTGGTCGGCCCCCTGCGCTCCGGCGCCGTCGGCGACAGCGACCTCGCGCGTGTCCAGAAGCGCCGGGCGTTCCCGGCGCATGTGACACAGGCCATGCAGATCGCCGTTCAACGGCGGGTGATCGGCGGCGTGCTCGGTTCCGACGAGCCGCTGAGGCCGCCCTTGCCGCTGCGCCTGCTCGCCCGCTTCCCGCTTCTCCGGCGCATCCCGGCGCGCCTGGTCGGCATCGGCGTCCGCCCCGAGCATCCCGATCCCGTCTTTCGCGCGTGA
- a CDS encoding transketolase, translating into MALAREQLGTLGGTDPGLIRKLALLERRVRWLATWTIHNANHVRPNRDGVKVGGHQASSASLTTVMTALFFHSLRARDRVAVKPHASPVFHAIQYLLGRQELDQLQRFRGLGGAQSYPSRTKDKDDVDFSTGSVGLGVAVTAFAALVQDYLADKGLLDAADKGRMIALLGDAELDEGNIYEALIEACKQDIQNVWWIVDYNRQSLDSVTADRMFDRFDRIFQAAGWEVVTIKYGKAQREAFAKPGGQHLKAWIDTCPNALYAALCYRGGAAWRDRLMEEIGAKRGVRALLESYDDEALGSLMTRLGGHCLETLVETFEQLKDDPKPRLFLAYTVKGYGLPFQGHKDNHAGLMTVEQMEAFRAAEGVAEGEEWQPFAGLDAEDAGELQALLETVPFRERPRTRPEAEAVPVPALDAMPVPGDARISTQAAFGKILHEIGRKHVDLAKRMVTTSPDVTVSTNLGGWVNRWGVYHRVERDDVFALEKVLSPQRWAMGPKGQHIELGIAEHNLFLALAALGLSGPLFGQRLLPVGTVYDPFINRGLDALIYACYQDARFLLVATPSGVTLAPEGGAHQSIGTPVIGMAQPGLTYAEPAYVDELAVLMHWALEHMQEEDGGSVYLRLSTRPLQQPKRPLDPAFAKGVLDGCYWQVPPAGDAKLAIAYTGAVAPEVEAAFAEIRGAVPGAGLLAVPSPDLAHAGWTGRTRPRKTDGRRVASAIEWLLDDLAPDARIVTVLDGAPGTLSWLGSVRGHRALPLGVERFGQTGTVADLYAAQGIDADAIVQACSDVFLPR; encoded by the coding sequence ATGGCGTTGGCGCGCGAACAGCTTGGGACCTTGGGCGGGACCGATCCGGGCCTGATCCGCAAGCTCGCACTGCTGGAGCGCCGGGTGCGCTGGCTGGCGACCTGGACGATCCACAACGCCAACCACGTCCGGCCCAACCGGGACGGCGTGAAGGTGGGCGGCCATCAGGCGTCCAGCGCTTCGCTGACCACCGTGATGACGGCGCTGTTCTTCCATTCCCTGCGCGCGAGGGACCGGGTTGCGGTCAAGCCGCATGCCAGCCCGGTCTTCCACGCGATCCAGTACCTGCTCGGCCGCCAGGAGCTCGACCAGCTCCAGCGTTTCCGGGGCCTGGGCGGCGCGCAGTCCTATCCGTCGCGGACCAAGGACAAGGACGACGTCGACTTCTCGACCGGCTCGGTCGGCCTCGGCGTCGCCGTCACCGCCTTCGCCGCGCTGGTCCAGGACTACCTGGCGGACAAGGGGCTGCTGGATGCCGCCGACAAGGGCCGAATGATCGCCCTTCTGGGCGATGCCGAGCTCGACGAGGGCAACATCTACGAGGCCCTGATCGAGGCGTGCAAGCAGGACATCCAGAACGTCTGGTGGATCGTCGACTACAACCGGCAGAGCCTGGATTCGGTCACCGCCGATCGCATGTTCGACCGTTTCGACCGCATCTTCCAGGCGGCCGGATGGGAAGTCGTCACGATCAAGTACGGCAAGGCGCAGCGCGAAGCCTTCGCCAAGCCGGGCGGGCAGCATCTCAAGGCCTGGATCGACACCTGCCCGAACGCGCTCTACGCCGCGCTCTGCTATCGCGGCGGCGCGGCCTGGCGCGATCGGCTCATGGAGGAGATCGGCGCCAAGCGCGGCGTGCGCGCCTTGCTGGAATCGTACGACGACGAGGCGCTCGGCAGCCTGATGACGCGCCTGGGCGGGCATTGCCTGGAGACGCTGGTCGAGACGTTCGAGCAGCTCAAGGACGACCCCAAGCCGCGCCTGTTCCTGGCCTACACGGTCAAGGGCTACGGCCTGCCGTTCCAGGGCCACAAGGACAACCACGCCGGCCTGATGACGGTCGAGCAGATGGAGGCGTTTCGCGCGGCGGAAGGCGTGGCCGAGGGCGAGGAATGGCAGCCTTTCGCGGGCCTCGACGCCGAGGACGCCGGCGAGCTCCAGGCGCTTCTCGAGACGGTGCCGTTTCGCGAAAGGCCGCGGACGCGGCCCGAGGCCGAAGCTGTGCCGGTGCCTGCGCTCGACGCCATGCCGGTGCCGGGCGACGCGCGCATCTCGACCCAGGCCGCCTTCGGCAAGATCCTGCACGAGATCGGCCGCAAGCATGTCGACCTCGCCAAGCGCATGGTCACCACCTCGCCTGACGTGACGGTCTCGACCAATCTCGGCGGATGGGTCAACCGCTGGGGCGTGTATCACCGGGTCGAGCGTGACGACGTCTTCGCGCTCGAGAAGGTGCTTTCGCCGCAACGCTGGGCCATGGGGCCGAAGGGCCAGCACATCGAGTTGGGCATCGCCGAGCACAACCTGTTCCTGGCGCTGGCGGCGCTCGGCCTGTCCGGACCCCTGTTCGGCCAACGGCTCCTGCCGGTCGGTACGGTCTACGATCCGTTCATCAACCGCGGCCTCGATGCCCTGATCTACGCCTGCTACCAGGACGCCCGCTTCCTCCTGGTCGCGACGCCGTCCGGCGTGACCCTGGCGCCCGAGGGCGGCGCGCACCAGTCGATCGGGACGCCTGTTATCGGCATGGCGCAGCCCGGCCTGACCTATGCCGAGCCCGCCTATGTCGACGAGCTGGCGGTGCTGATGCACTGGGCGCTCGAGCACATGCAGGAGGAGGATGGCGGCTCGGTCTATCTGCGCCTGTCGACCCGGCCGTTGCAGCAACCCAAGCGTCCGCTCGACCCCGCCTTCGCCAAGGGAGTGCTCGACGGCTGCTACTGGCAGGTGCCGCCCGCGGGCGACGCCAAGCTCGCGATCGCCTATACCGGGGCGGTCGCGCCCGAGGTCGAGGCCGCCTTCGCCGAGATCCGCGGGGCCGTGCCGGGTGCCGGCCTGCTCGCCGTGCCGTCGCCGGATCTCGCCCATGCCGGCTGGACCGGCCGCACCAGGCCGCGCAAGACCGATGGCAGGCGTGTCGCTTCGGCGATCGAGTGGCTGCTCGACGACCTGGCGCCGGACGCACGGATCGTTACCGTCCTCGATGGCGCGCCGGGCACGTTGTCGTGGCTGGGCTCGGTCCGCGGCCATCGGGCGTTGCCCCTGGGCGTCGAGCGCTTCGGCCAGACCGGCACGGTCGCCGATCTGTACGCGGCGCAGGGCATCGACGCCGACGCCATCGTCCAGGCCTGCTCGGATGTCTTCCTTCCGCGGTGA